The genome window CCGCCGTGCTGATGGCCGGGCTGATGGCGCGCGGCGAGACGGCGGTAATCGAATCCGTTGACACCCGCGATCATACCGAGCGCATGCTGACCCATTTCGGCGGCACCTTGATCCGCGAGGACATGGAAGGCGGCGGCGCACGCATCGCGGTGAAGGGCGAACCGGAACTGATGGCGGCGGACATTCTGGTGCCGGCCGACCCGTCCTCTGCCGCATTCCCGATGGTCGCTGCGCTGATCGTGCCGGGATCGGAAGTGCGCCTGCCCAATATCGGCATGAACCCGACCCGCACCGGGCTGATCGCCACGCTGCGCGATATGGGCGGCGACATCGAGATCGAGAACGAACGCATTGCGGGCGGCGAGCCGGTCGCCGACCTGACCGTCCGGCATTCAGCGCTGAAAGGCATCGACGTGCCGCCGGAACGCGCCGCCAGCATGATCGACGAATACCCGGTCCTTAGCGTTGCCGCCGCCTGTGCGGAAGGGCGCACCATGATGCGGGGTGTCGGCGAGTTGCGGGTCAAGGAATGCGACCGTATCGCGGTCATGAAGGACGGCCTGATCGCCAACGGCGTCACCGTCGAGGACGGCGAGGACTGGATGGCGGTCGAAGGCCGGCCCGGCGATATCGCCGGCGGCGCGACGGTCGCGACCCATCTGGACCACCGCATCGCCATGAGCTTCTTCGTCCTGAGCCTGGTGACGAAAAAGCCCGTTACCGTCGACGACGCCGCCCCGATCCGCACCAGTTTCCCGAATTTCCTCGACCTGATGCGCGGGCTGGGGGCGGAGACAGTCTCGTAATGGCGGAATGGGACGACTGGGCCGCGGGATGGGACGACAACCCGGCCGTGCGCATTTATGCCGACAAGGCCTTCGCCGCCCTGACGGCACGCCAGTCGGTCGACGGCCTTCGGGTGCTGGATTTCGGATGCGGCACCGGCACGCTGACCGAGAAACTGGCCGACCGGGCGGCGCATGTCGTGGCTGTGGACCTGTCGCCGAAGATGATCGCGCGCCTGACTGCGAAGGGACTCTCGCGGGTTACCGCCGTGACCGCCGATCTGACCGCCGCGACGGCACCGGAGCCGGCCGGTCTCGGAGCGCCTTTCGACCTGATCACGGCCTCGTCGGTCTGCGCCTTTCTGCCGGACTACGCGGCGGCACTGGGCAGGATGCGTCGCTTGCTCGCCCCAGGCGCAATCTTCGTGCAATGGGATTGGGAACTGGCGCCGGGCGATGCCGGAACCGGATTCTCGAAACCCGCCGTCGAACAGGCACTGCGCGAGGCGGGGTTCAACGCAATCGAGGTGACGACCGCCTTTTCGATGA of Alphaproteobacteria bacterium contains these proteins:
- a CDS encoding class I SAM-dependent methyltransferase translates to MAEWDDWAAGWDDNPAVRIYADKAFAALTARQSVDGLRVLDFGCGTGTLTEKLADRAAHVVAVDLSPKMIARLTAKGLSRVTAVTADLTAATAPEPAGLGAPFDLITASSVCAFLPDYAAALGRMRRLLAPGAIFVQWDWELAPGDAGTGFSKPAVEQALREAGFNAIEVTTAFSMTMDDADTPVLMAIARNNARDGR
- the aroA gene encoding 3-phosphoshikimate 1-carboxyvinyltransferase — translated: MSASANAVAEPISARAEGPLSGTARVPGDKSISHRAVMLGGLAVGETRITGLLEGEDVLATASALRQLGAIVERDGDGTWRVAGVGLGALAEPQDVLDMGNSGTAARLLLGILAGHRIRCFMTGDASLRSRPMKRVTDPLCAMGARIETREGGRLPLMIEGAEPVLPITYELPVPSAQVKSAVLMAGLMARGETAVIESVDTRDHTERMLTHFGGTLIREDMEGGGARIAVKGEPELMAADILVPADPSSAAFPMVAALIVPGSEVRLPNIGMNPTRTGLIATLRDMGGDIEIENERIAGGEPVADLTVRHSALKGIDVPPERAASMIDEYPVLSVAAACAEGRTMMRGVGELRVKECDRIAVMKDGLIANGVTVEDGEDWMAVEGRPGDIAGGATVATHLDHRIAMSFFVLSLVTKKPVTVDDAAPIRTSFPNFLDLMRGLGAETVS